From a single Methylosinus sp. H3A genomic region:
- a CDS encoding MFS transporter, protein MRLDALDRLNFFLADVRGGLGPFVGVYLFTQAHWSQAEIGAVLTVSGLVGIAAHPAVGAFIDRTHAKRELLVLSSFVLCACGLAIIHAPSIPVVVAADVVMATLGAVFAPAVAAITLGLYGRDRLAERLGRNAAFDRAGNIFIAGIVGFVGVLVSQTAPFYLTPIFAVLAARAAFAIPAAAIDHDRARGLEDVDPAHPPQPGKLRDLLHYRTLLIFAAAAALFNFANAPALSLIAQKLASENPGFESGVTSAAIILAQLSTIGMALLVERADRIGRKPLIVLAFAALFARDLACVFADTPLRLLAAQLLDGVGGGLFDALLPLVLADIMRGTGHYSLARGGLGFVQGVGGATSLSVAGFIVTSSGYAAGFLTLAAIALAGLALVLVAMPETGPKR, encoded by the coding sequence ATGCGCCTGGACGCTCTCGACCGGCTCAATTTTTTCCTCGCCGATGTGCGCGGCGGGCTCGGGCCTTTCGTCGGCGTCTATCTCTTCACCCAGGCGCATTGGAGCCAGGCGGAGATCGGCGCCGTGCTCACCGTGAGCGGGCTCGTCGGCATCGCCGCCCATCCGGCTGTCGGCGCCTTCATCGACCGCACCCACGCCAAGCGCGAGCTTTTGGTTTTGTCGAGCTTCGTCCTCTGCGCCTGCGGGCTCGCCATCATACATGCGCCGAGCATTCCGGTCGTGGTGGCGGCGGATGTCGTCATGGCGACGCTCGGCGCCGTCTTCGCGCCCGCTGTGGCGGCGATCACGCTCGGCCTCTATGGCCGCGACAGGCTCGCCGAGCGGCTCGGCCGCAACGCCGCCTTCGATCGGGCGGGGAATATTTTCATCGCCGGAATCGTCGGCTTCGTCGGCGTCCTCGTCTCGCAGACGGCGCCTTTCTATCTGACGCCGATCTTTGCTGTGCTCGCGGCGCGGGCGGCTTTCGCCATTCCCGCCGCGGCGATCGATCACGACCGCGCCCGCGGGCTCGAGGATGTCGATCCCGCGCATCCGCCGCAGCCCGGAAAGCTGCGCGATCTCCTGCATTACCGGACGCTGCTGATCTTTGCGGCGGCGGCGGCGCTGTTCAATTTCGCCAATGCGCCTGCTCTCTCGCTCATCGCGCAGAAGCTCGCCTCGGAAAATCCCGGCTTCGAGAGCGGCGTCACATCTGCGGCGATCATTCTCGCGCAGCTCTCGACGATCGGCATGGCGCTGCTCGTCGAGCGCGCCGACCGCATCGGCCGCAAGCCGCTCATCGTTCTCGCCTTCGCGGCGCTGTTCGCGCGCGATCTCGCCTGCGTCTTCGCCGACACGCCTTTGCGGCTGCTCGCCGCGCAATTGCTGGACGGCGTCGGCGGCGGTCTGTTCGACGCGCTGCTGCCGCTCGTGCTCGCGGACATCATGCGCGGCACGGGCCATTACAGCCTCGCGCGCGGCGGCCTCGGATTCGTGCAGGGCGTGGGCGGCGCGACGAGCCTCTCCGTCGCGGGCTTCATCGTCACGTCGAGCGGCTATGCGGCGGGCTTTCTGACGCTCGCCGCCATCGCTCTCGCGGGGCTCGCGCTGGTCCTCGTCGCCATGCCGGAGACGGGGCCGAAGCGCTGA
- the lptB gene encoding LPS export ABC transporter ATP-binding protein — translation MTRIAERLRLRRPRADRGSSARYAGQIDAWNGDGAENLGAGEPASDFASSGEEAYAGEEEAAAAAHKGVLSIQHLAKAYKTRRVVEDVSLHVARGEAVGLLGPNGAGKTTVFYMITGLVKPDRGVIALDGYDVTGLPMYRRARLGIGYLPQEASIFRGLTVEDNIRAVLEITQPDKRLREQELDALLEEFKLERLRRTPAVALSGGERRRCEIARALAGRPSFMLLDEPFAGIDPIAVGGIQDLVRHLKARGIGVLITDHSVRETLGLTDRAYIIYNGHVLTEGTPEEIVAHPDVRRIYLGEDFRM, via the coding sequence CTGACCCGGATCGCGGAACGCCTGCGCCTGCGCCGGCCACGCGCCGATCGAGGGTCTTCGGCGCGTTACGCCGGCCAAATCGACGCCTGGAATGGAGACGGCGCCGAAAATTTAGGCGCCGGGGAGCCCGCCTCCGATTTCGCTTCTTCGGGCGAAGAGGCCTATGCGGGCGAGGAGGAAGCCGCCGCCGCCGCGCACAAGGGCGTGCTGTCGATCCAGCATCTCGCCAAGGCCTATAAAACGCGCCGCGTCGTGGAGGATGTGAGCCTGCATGTGGCGCGGGGCGAGGCGGTCGGATTGCTCGGCCCCAACGGCGCCGGCAAGACCACGGTTTTCTACATGATCACCGGGCTGGTGAAGCCGGACCGCGGCGTCATCGCGCTCGACGGCTATGACGTCACCGGCCTGCCCATGTATCGGCGCGCGCGGCTCGGCATCGGCTATCTGCCGCAGGAGGCGTCGATCTTCCGCGGCCTCACGGTCGAGGACAATATTCGCGCCGTGCTGGAGATCACCCAGCCCGACAAACGCCTGCGGGAGCAGGAGCTCGACGCGCTGCTGGAGGAGTTCAAGCTCGAACGCCTGCGCCGCACGCCGGCGGTGGCGCTCTCCGGCGGCGAGCGGCGACGCTGCGAGATCGCCCGCGCGCTCGCCGGGCGCCCGTCTTTCATGCTGCTGGACGAACCCTTCGCCGGCATAGATCCCATCGCTGTCGGCGGCATTCAGGATCTCGTGCGCCATCTCAAGGCGCGCGGCATAGGCGTGCTGATCACCGACCATAGCGTGCGCGAGACTTTGGGCCTCACCGACCGCGCCTACATCATCTACAACGGCCATGTTTTGACCGAAGGAACGCCCGAGGAGATCGTCGCCCATCCCGATGTGCGGCGAATCTATCTCGGCGAAGATTTCAGGATGTGA
- the leuD gene encoding 3-isopropylmalate dehydratase small subunit yields MEKFVSLTGVAAPMPIMNIDTDMIIPKQYLKTIARTGLGKGLFSEMRYRDDGSDNPDFVLNKPAYRNAKILVAGDNFGCGSSREHAPWALLDFGVRAVISTSFADIFYNNCFKNGILPIKVEQADLDKLMDDATRGANATLTIDLAAQEIRGPDGGVVKFDIDPFRKHCLLEGLDDIGLTLQKRPAIDAFEAKSAAARPWA; encoded by the coding sequence ATGGAAAAATTCGTCTCGCTGACCGGCGTCGCCGCGCCGATGCCGATCATGAACATCGACACCGACATGATCATCCCCAAGCAATATCTGAAGACGATCGCCCGCACCGGCCTCGGCAAGGGTCTCTTCTCGGAGATGCGGTATCGGGACGACGGCTCGGACAATCCCGATTTCGTGCTCAACAAGCCCGCCTATCGCAACGCCAAAATTTTGGTGGCGGGCGATAATTTCGGCTGCGGCTCGTCGCGCGAGCACGCCCCCTGGGCGCTGCTCGACTTCGGCGTGAGGGCGGTGATCTCCACGAGCTTCGCCGACATCTTCTATAACAACTGCTTCAAGAACGGCATTCTGCCGATCAAGGTCGAGCAGGCCGATCTCGACAAGCTCATGGACGACGCCACGCGCGGCGCCAACGCCACGCTGACGATCGACCTCGCCGCCCAGGAAATCCGCGGCCCGGACGGCGGCGTCGTGAAATTCGACATCGACCCGTTCCGCAAGCACTGCCTGCTCGAGGGCCTGGACGATATCGGCCTCACGCTGCAGAAGCGACCCGCGATCGACGCCTTCGAGGCGAAATCGGCGGCCGCCCGGCCCTGGGCCTGA
- a CDS encoding serine hydrolase, whose product MESGAFIDEAGGVTLSGTVDPAPWWSFTKTVLAIAALRLVEIGSLSLSEPIAGARYSLRQLLRHEAGLPDYGSAPRYREDVAASRTPWPADRLLAELQADRLRYEPGTNWAYSNIGYMEVARSIERASGLTLAAALRRLVFAPAGLTTARLATTPADLAGVQMGDAGDYHPGWVYHGLVVGTVEDAARLLRMLISDGLLRPDMRAAMLERRPLPEHRSVLHPDPAYGLGLMLSATDPLNHPLGHSGEGPGSRIAVYARGRKAAALWTGLSAERIAETEVFRFLA is encoded by the coding sequence ATGGAATCTGGAGCCTTCATCGATGAGGCGGGCGGCGTGACGCTTTCCGGGACCGTCGATCCGGCGCCGTGGTGGAGCTTCACAAAGACCGTTCTGGCGATCGCCGCTCTCCGCCTGGTGGAGATCGGCTCGCTGAGCTTGAGCGAGCCGATCGCCGGCGCGCGATATAGTCTACGTCAGCTTCTTCGTCATGAAGCGGGGCTGCCCGACTACGGCTCCGCGCCCCGCTACCGGGAGGATGTGGCGGCGAGCAGAACGCCTTGGCCCGCCGATCGGCTGCTCGCCGAGCTCCAGGCGGATCGGCTGCGCTATGAACCCGGCACGAACTGGGCCTATTCCAATATCGGCTATATGGAAGTCGCGCGATCGATCGAGCGCGCGTCCGGCCTGACGCTTGCGGCCGCGCTTCGACGGCTCGTATTCGCGCCCGCTGGGCTGACGACCGCTCGCCTGGCGACGACGCCGGCCGACCTCGCGGGCGTTCAGATGGGAGACGCCGGCGACTATCATCCGGGTTGGGTCTACCACGGTCTGGTCGTCGGGACGGTGGAGGACGCCGCCCGCCTCCTGCGGATGTTGATCTCCGACGGTCTGCTCAGACCTGACATGCGCGCCGCGATGCTCGAACGGCGTCCGCTCCCGGAGCATCGCAGCGTCCTTCATCCCGATCCGGCCTATGGGCTCGGCCTCATGCTATCGGCGACCGATCCGTTAAATCATCCGCTCGGTCACTCCGGCGAGGGCCCCGGCAGCAGGATCGCGGTTTACGCACGAGGCCGCAAAGCGGCGGCGCTTTGGACGGGGTTGTCGGCGGAGCGTATCGCCGAGACAGAGGTGTTTCGATTCCTCGCCTGA
- the acs gene encoding acetate--CoA ligase: MSDKIYAVPEAWGKEARINAEQYAELYRQSVADPNGFWAEQAQRIEWIAPFTRVKDVSFDTHNVAIEWFGDGSTNVAMNCIDRHLPHRADQVAIIWEGDDPSLSRHITYRELHEQVCRFANVLKAHGVRKGDRVTIYMPMIPEAAYAMLACARIGAVHSVVFGGFSPDALAGRIEDAQSDVVITADEGVRGGRKSPLKDNVDAALEKVSAKTVIVVTRTGAKVDMKPGRDFRYEDEAKKVPEDCPYAEVGAEDPLFILYTSGSTGKPKGVLHTTGGYLVYAALTHELVFDYREGDIYWCTADVGWVTGHSYIVYGPLANGATTLMFEGVPNYPTVSRFWEVVDKHKVDIFYTAPTAIRALMGAGEEAVTKTSRKSIRLLGSVGEPINPEAWEWYHRVVGEGRCPIVDTWWQTETGGVLISPLPGATALKPGSATLPFFGVQPEIVDANGNVLEGATEGNLVIADSWPGQARTVFGDHERFVQTYFTAYPGKYFTGDGCRRDKDGYHWITGRVDDVINVSGHRLGTAEIESALVAHEKVAEAAVVGFPHSIKGQGIYAYVTLMGGVEPSERLRKELVDFVRKEISAIASPDVIQFAPGLPKTRSGKIMRRILRKIAENEFGALGDTSTLADPSVVEDLIKNRPAG, encoded by the coding sequence ATGTCTGACAAGATCTATGCTGTGCCCGAGGCCTGGGGGAAGGAAGCGCGCATAAACGCCGAGCAATATGCAGAGCTCTACCGCCAGTCTGTCGCCGATCCGAATGGCTTTTGGGCGGAGCAGGCGCAGCGCATCGAATGGATCGCGCCGTTCACGCGCGTGAAAGACGTCAGCTTCGACACGCATAATGTCGCGATCGAATGGTTCGGCGACGGCTCCACCAATGTCGCGATGAATTGCATCGATCGCCATCTTCCGCATCGCGCGGATCAAGTCGCGATCATATGGGAGGGCGACGATCCTTCGCTCTCGCGTCACATCACCTATCGCGAATTGCACGAGCAGGTCTGCCGCTTCGCCAATGTGCTGAAGGCGCATGGCGTACGCAAAGGCGATCGCGTGACGATCTATATGCCGATGATTCCGGAAGCCGCCTACGCCATGCTCGCCTGCGCGCGCATCGGCGCCGTGCATTCCGTGGTGTTCGGCGGCTTCTCGCCGGATGCGCTCGCCGGCCGCATAGAGGATGCGCAATCGGACGTCGTCATCACGGCGGACGAGGGCGTGCGCGGTGGCCGCAAATCGCCGCTCAAGGACAATGTCGACGCCGCGCTGGAGAAGGTCTCCGCCAAGACCGTCATCGTCGTCACGCGCACGGGCGCGAAGGTGGATATGAAGCCCGGCCGCGATTTCCGTTACGAGGACGAGGCGAAGAAGGTTCCCGAGGATTGCCCTTACGCCGAGGTCGGCGCCGAGGATCCGCTGTTCATCCTCTACACATCGGGCTCGACCGGAAAGCCCAAGGGCGTGCTGCACACGACCGGCGGCTATCTCGTCTACGCCGCGCTCACGCATGAGCTCGTCTTCGACTACCGCGAGGGCGACATCTATTGGTGTACGGCCGATGTCGGCTGGGTGACGGGCCACAGCTATATCGTCTATGGCCCGCTCGCCAATGGCGCGACGACGCTGATGTTCGAGGGCGTGCCCAATTATCCGACCGTCTCGCGCTTCTGGGAGGTCGTCGACAAGCACAAGGTCGATATTTTCTACACGGCGCCGACGGCGATCCGCGCGCTGATGGGCGCAGGCGAGGAGGCGGTGACGAAGACGAGCCGCAAATCCATTCGCCTGCTCGGCTCGGTCGGCGAGCCGATCAATCCGGAAGCCTGGGAGTGGTATCACCGTGTCGTCGGCGAGGGCCGCTGCCCCATCGTCGACACATGGTGGCAGACGGAGACGGGCGGCGTTCTCATCTCGCCGCTGCCGGGCGCGACGGCGTTGAAGCCGGGCTCGGCGACGCTTCCCTTCTTCGGCGTGCAGCCGGAGATCGTCGACGCCAATGGCAATGTTCTGGAGGGCGCGACGGAGGGTAATCTCGTCATCGCCGACAGCTGGCCGGGACAGGCGCGCACAGTGTTCGGCGATCACGAGCGTTTCGTGCAGACTTATTTCACCGCCTATCCGGGCAAATATTTCACCGGCGACGGCTGCCGGCGCGACAAGGACGGTTACCATTGGATCACCGGCCGCGTCGACGACGTCATCAATGTCTCGGGCCATCGCCTCGGCACGGCGGAGATAGAGAGCGCGCTCGTCGCGCATGAGAAGGTCGCCGAGGCCGCGGTCGTCGGCTTCCCGCATTCGATTAAGGGCCAGGGCATCTACGCCTATGTGACCTTGATGGGCGGCGTCGAGCCGTCCGAGCGTCTGCGCAAGGAGCTGGTCGATTTCGTGCGCAAGGAGATTTCCGCCATCGCCTCGCCGGATGTGATCCAATTCGCGCCCGGCCTGCCGAAGACGCGCTCGGGCAAGATCATGCGGCGCATTCTGCGTAAGATCGCCGAGAATGAGTTCGGCGCGCTCGGCGACACCTCGACGCTCGCCGATCCGAGCGTGGTGGAGGATCTCATCAAGAACCGTCCGGCGGGGTGA
- a CDS encoding serine protease → MTIEPLLLTTARVCTFVGRAPLTNASGFFFERGERLFLVTSRHVLSDSASGHFPDRIEIELHNDAQNMAKSTGFSIPLYEDGKSVWRQGVDAGGEVDVAAIEIERQALPEPTIYRAFTPANLPGGFDQVEIGSSVLILGFPLGFHDTLHHMPVARQGVVASSFGLRFQGQGYFLTDARTHRGASGAPVVARVPALEAGQGDLPWTLLGVHSARLDVGRDAQQDEALGLNCAWYADILLPLTEG, encoded by the coding sequence ATGACGATCGAACCATTGCTTCTCACCACCGCGCGCGTCTGCACCTTCGTCGGCCGAGCTCCGCTGACCAACGCCAGCGGCTTCTTCTTCGAGCGCGGCGAGCGGCTGTTTCTGGTGACGAGCCGCCATGTGCTGAGCGATTCGGCGAGCGGGCATTTTCCCGACCGCATCGAGATCGAGCTGCACAATGACGCGCAGAATATGGCCAAATCGACCGGCTTCTCGATTCCGCTCTACGAAGACGGCAAGAGCGTCTGGCGCCAGGGCGTCGACGCCGGCGGCGAGGTGGATGTGGCGGCGATCGAGATCGAGCGACAGGCGCTGCCGGAGCCGACCATCTATCGGGCCTTCACCCCCGCGAATCTTCCCGGCGGCTTCGATCAGGTCGAGATCGGCTCCTCTGTGCTGATCCTCGGCTTTCCGCTCGGCTTCCACGACACGCTGCATCATATGCCGGTGGCGCGGCAGGGCGTCGTCGCCTCCTCCTTCGGCCTGCGCTTTCAGGGCCAGGGTTATTTTCTGACCGACGCCCGCACTCATCGCGGCGCGAGCGGCGCGCCCGTCGTCGCCCGCGTGCCGGCGCTGGAGGCGGGCCAGGGCGATCTGCCCTGGACGCTGCTCGGCGTCCATTCGGCGCGGCTCGACGTCGGCCGCGACGCCCAGCAGGACGAGGCGCTCGGCCTCAATTGCGCCTGGTACGCGGATATTCTGCTGCCGCTGACCGAAGGCTGA
- a CDS encoding methyltransferase, whose protein sequence is MGQFFRDRLRRLRDRLVSSPRFQRLAAAHPLTRAKARRRARDMLDLCAGFVYSQVLLACVRLKLLELLLEQPRDVEQVAKSLELSTEAAARLLDAAASLGLVERRGKGRFGLGELGAALIGNRAALSLVAHQPMLYADLADPVALLRGDEAAEPRLADYWPYSAAENPAELSAEEVAPYSALMAASQPLVAQELLDVYPIRRHKRLLDVGGGEGAFLAAAAARAPRLQLMLFDLPAVVERARARLDEAGLTKRTSYFSGNFLADPLPKGADVITLIRIVHDHDDASALELLRNVRRALPRDGTLLIIEAMSGVEGAEPLDAYYGFYTLAMGRGEPRTVTELQKLAKKAGFGRFRLLNNPMPIVASILAARPDPDYHGP, encoded by the coding sequence ATGGGGCAGTTCTTTCGGGACAGGCTGCGGCGGCTCCGGGATCGGCTGGTGTCGAGCCCGCGCTTCCAGCGCCTCGCGGCCGCGCATCCGCTGACCCGCGCGAAGGCGCGACGGCGCGCGCGGGACATGCTCGATCTTTGCGCCGGCTTCGTCTATTCGCAGGTGCTGCTCGCCTGCGTGCGGCTGAAGCTATTGGAGCTGCTGCTCGAGCAACCGCGCGATGTGGAGCAGGTCGCAAAAAGCCTCGAGCTCTCGACCGAGGCCGCGGCGCGGCTGCTCGACGCCGCCGCCTCGCTCGGCCTGGTGGAGCGGCGCGGCAAGGGGCGCTTCGGCCTCGGCGAGCTCGGCGCGGCGCTCATCGGCAATAGAGCGGCGCTCTCGCTGGTCGCGCATCAGCCCATGCTCTACGCCGATCTCGCCGATCCTGTGGCTCTGCTGCGGGGCGACGAAGCCGCCGAGCCGCGGCTCGCCGATTATTGGCCCTATTCGGCCGCCGAAAATCCGGCCGAGCTCTCCGCCGAGGAGGTCGCGCCCTATAGCGCGCTGATGGCCGCCTCGCAGCCGCTGGTCGCGCAGGAGCTGCTCGACGTCTACCCCATTCGTCGCCACAAGCGCTTGCTCGACGTAGGCGGCGGGGAAGGCGCCTTTCTCGCCGCGGCGGCGGCGCGCGCGCCGAGGCTGCAGCTGATGCTCTTCGATCTGCCGGCCGTCGTGGAGCGCGCCCGCGCCCGGCTCGACGAAGCGGGACTGACGAAACGGACGAGCTATTTCTCCGGCAATTTCCTCGCCGATCCGCTGCCCAAGGGCGCGGATGTGATCACGCTGATTCGCATCGTCCATGATCATGACGACGCCTCCGCGCTGGAGCTGTTGCGCAATGTGCGCCGCGCCCTGCCGCGCGACGGGACGCTGCTCATCATCGAGGCCATGTCTGGCGTCGAGGGGGCGGAGCCGCTCGACGCCTATTACGGCTTCTACACGCTGGCCATGGGCCGCGGCGAGCCGCGCACCGTGACCGAGTTGCAGAAGCTCGCGAAAAAAGCGGGCTTCGGCCGCTTCCGCCTGCTGAACAATCCCATGCCCATCGTCGCGAGCATTCTGGCCGCGCGGCCCGATCCAGACTATCACGGGCCTTGA
- the rpoN gene encoding RNA polymerase factor sigma-54: MAISTKLMMRQGQALVMTPQLLQAIKLLQFSNLELSAFLHEELERNPLLEAVESDDIPDLHPERGEGDGDGGDAGFDGVGEPREGDWAQDSLAVDAGQLAAELGTEIGNAFELEGPRSVAVDSSGSLEGAGLSANSWTGASGAGSDGETPNLEAYVAADASLHDHLAEQLALASADARDRLIGHAIIDAIDETGYLREDINEIALRLDADPVRAAAVLATIQSFDPSGVAARDLQECLAIQLRERDRFDPAMQIFIANLPLLAKRDFPALARLCGVDEDDIADMAAEVRRLDPKPGRAFGGAPIQPLVADVIVRPASDGSWMVELNSDALPRVLVNHSYAARVSAGAKRDGDKTFISSCLQNANWLTKSLEQRSRTILKVASEIVRLQDAFLAKGVEHLRPLNLRTIADAIGMHESTVSRVTSNKYMMTPRGIFELKYFFSASIATTSGGEAHSAEAVRYKIKQMIDKESPFDVLSDDAIVARLKEIDIDIARRTVAKYRDSLRIPSSVDRRRAKQAMARESAPAL, encoded by the coding sequence ATGGCTATTTCCACCAAACTGATGATGCGTCAGGGCCAAGCCCTGGTGATGACGCCCCAGCTCCTGCAGGCCATCAAGCTCCTGCAATTCTCCAATCTCGAGCTTTCCGCATTCCTACATGAGGAGCTCGAGCGCAACCCGCTGCTCGAGGCGGTCGAATCCGACGATATTCCCGATCTGCATCCAGAGCGCGGCGAAGGCGATGGCGATGGCGGCGACGCGGGTTTCGACGGGGTCGGCGAGCCGCGCGAGGGCGATTGGGCGCAGGACAGCCTCGCCGTCGACGCCGGCCAGCTCGCCGCCGAGCTCGGCACGGAGATCGGCAACGCTTTCGAGCTCGAGGGCCCACGCAGCGTGGCGGTCGACTCCTCCGGCTCGCTGGAGGGCGCGGGTCTCTCGGCCAATTCCTGGACCGGCGCGAGCGGCGCCGGGAGCGATGGCGAGACGCCCAATCTCGAGGCCTATGTCGCCGCCGACGCCAGCCTCCACGATCATCTCGCCGAGCAGCTCGCCCTCGCCTCCGCCGATGCGCGTGACCGGCTGATCGGCCACGCCATCATCGACGCGATCGACGAGACCGGCTATCTGCGCGAAGACATCAACGAGATCGCTCTGCGGCTCGACGCCGATCCGGTGCGCGCCGCGGCCGTGCTGGCGACGATCCAGAGCTTCGACCCGTCCGGCGTCGCCGCGCGCGATTTGCAGGAATGTCTCGCGATTCAACTACGCGAGCGCGACCGCTTCGATCCGGCGATGCAGATATTCATCGCCAATCTGCCGCTGCTCGCCAAGCGCGATTTCCCCGCTCTCGCGCGCCTCTGCGGCGTCGACGAGGACGACATAGCCGATATGGCGGCGGAGGTTCGCCGTCTCGACCCCAAGCCCGGCCGCGCCTTCGGCGGCGCGCCGATCCAGCCGCTCGTCGCCGACGTCATCGTGCGGCCGGCGTCCGACGGCAGCTGGATGGTGGAGCTCAACTCGGATGCGCTGCCGCGCGTGCTGGTCAACCACTCCTATGCCGCGCGGGTGAGCGCCGGCGCCAAGCGCGACGGCGACAAGACCTTCATCTCGAGCTGCCTGCAGAACGCCAATTGGCTGACCAAGAGCCTCGAGCAGCGCTCGCGCACCATTCTGAAGGTCGCCTCCGAGATCGTGCGGCTGCAGGACGCCTTCCTCGCCAAAGGCGTCGAGCATTTGCGGCCGCTCAATCTGCGCACCATCGCCGACGCCATCGGCATGCACGAGTCGACCGTCTCCCGCGTCACCTCGAACAAATATATGATGACGCCGCGCGGCATATTCGAGCTCAAATATTTCTTCTCGGCCTCCATCGCCACGACGAGCGGCGGCGAAGCCCATTCGGCCGAGGCGGTGCGCTACAAAATCAAGCAGATGATCGACAAGGAGAGCCCTTTCGACGTGCTCTCGGACGACGCCATCGTCGCGCGCCTCAAAGAGATCGACATCGACATCGCCCGGCGCACCGTCGCCAAATATCGCGACAGCCTGCGCATTCCCTCCTCGGTCGACCGCCGCCGCGCGAAACAGGCGATGGCTCGGGAAAGCGCCCCGGCGCTCTGA
- the fabD gene encoding ACP S-malonyltransferase — protein MAKAFVFPGQGSQAVGMGKALGEAFPQARAVYEEVDAALGAPLSKIMFEGPEAELTLTANAQPALMAVSLAAIRVLEAEAGLDLSRDAKFVAGHSLGEYSALAAAGAISIADTARLLRLRGQAMQAAVPVGAGAMAALIGVELEAARAIAEAAAAAEGEVCQVANDNGGGQIVISGAKAAVEKAILLAKERGVKRAVALPVSAPFHCALMQGAADAMRDALATTTILAPKVPVVANVTARPVVSPDDIRGLLVEQVTGTVRWRECVAFMAGEGVDKFVECGAGKVLTGLLKRIASGAAGLVVGAPEDLDAYRAFA, from the coding sequence ATGGCGAAGGCATTCGTATTTCCGGGGCAGGGGTCGCAGGCGGTAGGCATGGGCAAGGCGCTCGGCGAGGCCTTTCCTCAGGCGCGCGCCGTCTATGAGGAAGTGGACGCCGCGCTCGGCGCGCCGCTCTCGAAGATCATGTTCGAGGGCCCGGAAGCGGAGCTGACGCTCACCGCCAACGCCCAGCCGGCGCTGATGGCCGTCTCGCTCGCCGCCATTCGCGTGCTCGAGGCCGAGGCCGGGCTCGATCTTTCCCGCGACGCGAAATTTGTCGCCGGCCATTCGCTCGGCGAATATTCGGCGCTCGCCGCCGCCGGGGCGATCTCCATCGCCGACACGGCGCGGCTTTTGCGGCTGCGCGGTCAGGCGATGCAGGCGGCGGTTCCGGTCGGCGCGGGCGCGATGGCGGCGCTCATCGGCGTCGAGCTCGAGGCCGCCCGCGCCATCGCCGAGGCGGCCGCCGCCGCGGAGGGCGAGGTCTGCCAGGTCGCCAATGACAATGGCGGCGGTCAGATCGTCATCTCGGGCGCCAAGGCCGCCGTCGAGAAGGCGATTCTCCTCGCCAAGGAGCGCGGCGTGAAGCGCGCCGTGGCGCTCCCTGTCTCCGCCCCCTTCCATTGCGCGCTGATGCAAGGCGCCGCCGACGCCATGCGCGACGCTCTGGCGACGACGACGATCCTCGCGCCGAAAGTCCCCGTCGTCGCCAATGTGACGGCGCGGCCGGTCGTTTCGCCGGACGATATCCGCGGGCTTCTGGTCGAGCAGGTGACGGGCACCGTGCGCTGGCGCGAATGCGTCGCCTTCATGGCGGGAGAGGGCGTCGACAAATTCGTCGAATGCGGCGCCGGCAAGGTGCTCACAGGCCTGTTGAAGCGCATCGCCTCGGGCGCTGCGGGCCTCGTCGTCGGCGCGCCCGAGGATCTGGACGCTTATCGCGCCT